A single window of Candidatus Rhabdochlamydia oedothoracis DNA harbors:
- a CDS encoding Fic family protein: MVGFYDILQIKKHIKAMQFSPKFTITLSIANALTSIEHTRGFLEAAILSEDWMAKMQARALILEAHHTTHIEGTHLSLDQSEKLLSGKKLSRVDVENVRELLNYKKAFDFVSDYLVSQKPITEALIREIHKKLVDDVRGNNAQPRQYRNVQNYVANSKTKEIIYTPPTAYEVPFLMAQLLAWIQNEQIIPAVLVSGIAQFQLVHIHPFLDGNGRTTRLLSTLCLYKFGYDFKKLFTISEYYDRNRANYYKAIQSVKDKNMDMTVWLEYFSKALETQMHEIQLKGTHAMKLAIMIAKYKLSKRQKQILQQLLETNEDFTIQQYESFYPSINRRTLQRDLSDLVEKKLIYQIGEKKVTHYRINLD; the protein is encoded by the coding sequence ATGGTTGGTTTTTATGACATACTTCAAATAAAAAAACATATAAAAGCTATGCAATTTTCCCCAAAATTCACTATTACTCTTTCTATAGCAAATGCTTTAACCTCTATTGAACACACTCGCGGTTTTCTAGAAGCTGCCATACTCTCAGAAGATTGGATGGCTAAGATGCAGGCTAGAGCTCTTATTCTCGAAGCTCATCATACTACTCATATTGAAGGCACTCATTTAAGCCTAGATCAATCTGAAAAGCTCCTTTCCGGAAAGAAGCTATCCAGAGTAGATGTTGAAAATGTAAGAGAATTGTTAAATTATAAAAAAGCTTTTGATTTTGTATCTGATTATCTGGTCTCTCAAAAACCTATTACTGAAGCGTTAATCCGAGAAATCCATAAAAAACTAGTCGATGACGTTCGAGGAAACAATGCCCAACCACGTCAATATAGAAATGTCCAAAACTATGTAGCGAATTCAAAAACCAAAGAGATCATTTATACTCCACCAACAGCTTATGAAGTCCCTTTTCTTATGGCTCAACTATTGGCTTGGATACAAAATGAGCAAATCATTCCCGCTGTCCTTGTATCTGGCATTGCACAATTTCAATTAGTTCATATCCACCCTTTTCTAGACGGCAACGGTAGAACGACCCGACTTTTGTCCACTTTGTGTCTTTATAAATTCGGGTATGATTTTAAAAAACTTTTTACAATAAGTGAATATTACGACCGGAATCGAGCCAATTATTACAAAGCTATTCAGTCTGTTAAAGACAAGAATATGGATATGACTGTTTGGCTAGAATATTTTTCCAAGGCTCTAGAAACTCAAATGCACGAAATTCAACTTAAAGGCACTCATGCTATGAAGTTAGCTATTATGATAGCAAAATACAAACTTTCCAAAAGGCAAAAACAGATATTACAACAATTGCTGGAAACAAATGAAGACTTTACTATTCAACAATATGAATCATTTTACCCGTCTATAAATAGACGTACTTTACAAAGAGATCTTTCCGATTTAGTAGAGAAAAAGCTGATTTACCAAATAGGAGAGAAAAAAGTTACCCATTATCGAATAAACCTAGATTGA
- the hpf gene encoding ribosome hibernation-promoting factor, HPF/YfiA family: MNDKNKFEQDLGYRIDIIGRQVQVTDSIKNHIWNKLSKIERLHNHILRLHVTLEVHKVEHTCVLIVKLDHLKIKAQATSTDMYVSIDRAIDRLHTLIRRYKDKIRDHHQKVSTTVDMVVDIFKKSEVDQINAEIEEENREREIQALLPPMIIDTKVKPLKTLNTEEALMKIDLSQDQFLIFRSEEDRKLKVLYRRKDGHYGLIRPE; this comes from the coding sequence ATGAACGACAAAAACAAATTTGAACAAGATCTTGGTTACCGTATTGATATTATCGGGCGCCAGGTTCAAGTAACCGATTCGATAAAAAACCACATTTGGAATAAACTCTCCAAAATTGAACGTTTGCATAATCACATCTTGCGTCTACATGTTACATTAGAAGTTCATAAGGTTGAACATACCTGTGTATTAATAGTCAAACTCGATCATCTTAAGATTAAAGCACAAGCTACAAGTACAGATATGTATGTTTCCATTGATCGAGCAATTGATCGATTACATACTTTAATCCGTCGGTATAAAGATAAGATTCGAGATCATCATCAAAAAGTATCTACAACAGTAGATATGGTGGTAGATATCTTTAAAAAATCTGAAGTAGATCAAATTAATGCAGAGATAGAAGAGGAAAACCGAGAAAGGGAAATACAAGCTCTTTTGCCTCCCATGATTATTGACACAAAAGTGAAACCTCTTAAGACACTTAATACAGAAGAGGCTCTTATGAAAATAGACCTCTCACAAGATCAGTTTTTAATTTTTCGCTCAGAAGAAGATCGTAAATTAAAAGTTCTCTATCGTCGTAAGGACGGTCATTATGGCCTTATCCGACCCGAATAA
- a CDS encoding type I restriction enzyme HsdR N-terminal domain-containing protein, whose product MALSDPNNDKPWLIDKMRGVAIRATPEEKIRQKLLHVLIEELFFPKEYVVVEKALSELPHLQGKRVPKRRLDILCYFPRHDQLLPLLLIECKRSGERKQALSQVSGYNYWVKAPFVAVANQEGILFKYLDVDSNEMVIKEGLPSYQDLIACCK is encoded by the coding sequence ATGGCCTTATCCGACCCGAATAATGATAAGCCTTGGCTTATCGACAAGATGCGTGGCGTTGCTATTCGAGCAACGCCTGAAGAAAAAATCAGACAAAAATTATTACATGTTCTGATTGAAGAACTCTTTTTTCCTAAGGAATACGTCGTCGTGGAAAAAGCACTTAGCGAATTGCCTCACCTTCAAGGAAAGCGTGTACCAAAAAGGCGTCTTGATATTTTATGCTATTTTCCTAGGCATGATCAGCTCCTGCCTTTATTGCTGATTGAATGTAAGAGAAGTGGGGAGAGAAAGCAGGCTTTAAGTCAGGTAAGTGGATATAATTATTGGGTGAAAGCTCCCTTTGTCGCTGTAGCAAATCAAGAAGGTATTTTGTTTAAGTATTTAGATGTAGATTCAAATGAAATGGTTATAAAAGAAGGATTACCTTCCTATCAGGATTTAATTGCATGTTGCAAATAG
- a CDS encoding motility associated factor glycosyltransferase family protein has translation MQIVNSLDHLESCDTDVLSVFDVNLLPRLDKWLLENPKRFLVCIEKNLQAFLQAKVQWQNPQIRLYHWDSNASLCHRIVWEFCLLRLTQVAIDEEERIFSKMLEEMHIQVYLLISDFRDLGEVIIANLLQNIGQIPVSLLGKSLENCCQNVPAIICGAGPSLDGQIPTLIQAQERALLFGAGSAMCALETQGVYPHFGVAFDPDPPPSRYLTQTGYETPYFYQSRISSRQLAFLHGQKIWMPDSANYPLEKWIYQELGLNYPLMDSGFTAANFCALIAAHLGCNPIICVGMDFCSPENQVYAAGMQADQGNWVECINAKKEKRISKPDWLASASWLDQFAEKNKEIKWIYTDQEAMPLAHVKYLPLEQVSLPSAFDTTSFSYALTARAARSEITQESVRAVLHKLSNSFTEALDLCDQLLKLWEKHYPHSILETGELALLESDLAQNICVQKLLLPLWEIWKWPILRQEEHLPTRVLHQHLFFKKAVEIHLSTFKSLKI, from the coding sequence TTGCAAATAGTAAATAGTCTGGATCATTTAGAATCTTGTGATACGGATGTTTTATCTGTATTTGATGTAAATTTACTTCCTCGTTTAGATAAATGGCTTTTAGAAAACCCCAAAAGGTTTTTAGTTTGTATAGAAAAAAATTTGCAGGCTTTTTTACAAGCGAAAGTTCAATGGCAAAATCCACAAATTAGATTGTATCATTGGGATTCTAATGCTAGTTTATGTCATAGAATTGTCTGGGAGTTTTGTCTTTTACGTTTGACTCAAGTAGCTATAGATGAAGAAGAGCGTATCTTCTCCAAAATGCTCGAAGAGATGCATATCCAAGTGTATCTCTTGATTTCTGATTTCCGCGACCTAGGAGAGGTTATCATAGCTAACCTATTACAAAACATAGGCCAAATACCGGTGTCTCTTCTTGGAAAATCTTTAGAAAATTGCTGTCAAAATGTACCCGCAATCATTTGTGGAGCGGGCCCATCATTAGATGGACAAATACCCACGCTGATTCAAGCGCAAGAGAGAGCTTTGTTATTTGGCGCAGGTTCTGCTATGTGTGCTTTAGAAACGCAAGGGGTTTATCCGCACTTCGGGGTAGCTTTTGATCCAGATCCTCCTCCTAGTCGATATTTAACACAAACAGGCTATGAAACGCCCTATTTTTACCAGTCTAGGATCTCTTCTAGACAGCTTGCTTTTTTACATGGCCAAAAAATATGGATGCCCGATTCAGCTAATTATCCTTTAGAAAAATGGATCTATCAAGAGTTAGGCCTTAATTATCCATTAATGGATAGCGGGTTTACAGCAGCTAATTTTTGCGCATTGATTGCAGCCCATTTGGGATGTAATCCCATTATTTGTGTAGGTATGGACTTTTGTTCTCCAGAAAATCAAGTATACGCAGCAGGTATGCAAGCAGACCAGGGAAATTGGGTGGAGTGTATCAATGCAAAGAAAGAAAAGAGAATCTCAAAACCAGATTGGTTAGCAAGCGCTTCTTGGTTAGATCAATTTGCTGAAAAGAATAAAGAAATCAAATGGATATATACCGATCAAGAAGCAATGCCTTTAGCACATGTCAAATACCTTCCTTTAGAACAAGTTTCATTGCCAAGCGCTTTTGATACCACCTCTTTTAGTTACGCACTAACAGCTCGAGCAGCTAGATCTGAAATTACCCAAGAAAGCGTACGAGCTGTTTTGCATAAATTGAGTAATAGCTTTACAGAAGCGCTTGATCTATGCGATCAATTGCTAAAACTATGGGAAAAGCATTACCCCCACTCTATTTTGGAAACAGGAGAGCTTGCTCTATTAGAATCTGATTTAGCGCAAAATATTTGTGTACAGAAGCTTTTGCTGCCGCTTTGGGAAATTTGGAAATGGCCTATTTTAAGACAAGAAGAACATCTTCCCACAAGAGTTCTGCATCAGCATTTATTTTTTAAAAAAGCAGTTGAAATCCATTTGTCTACTTTCAAGAGTTTAAAAATATGA